From the genome of Leptospiraceae bacterium, one region includes:
- a CDS encoding YeeE/YedE family protein gives MEFILPLSKTGFIGRELGIIIAMLLGFGFGYFLESAGFGSSKKLCDNWYGRDFAVIRVMFTAVIVAMVGIFGLHYLGIMDFDLVYINPTYIWPQIVGSVLLGIGFAVGGYCPGTTAVAMSTGKIDGFMFFGGFAFGVGMFAEAYPFFEKFYNSTALGKKFLTDIIPLPYGVLVFIITVFAIGLFAVLRKIETAVNTGSGEAGHAE, from the coding sequence ATGGAATTCATTTTACCTCTTTCAAAAACTGGTTTTATCGGTCGGGAACTTGGCATCATCATAGCGATGCTATTAGGTTTCGGTTTTGGTTATTTTCTGGAAAGTGCAGGCTTTGGCTCGTCCAAGAAACTCTGCGATAACTGGTACGGTAGAGACTTTGCTGTAATCCGGGTCATGTTTACAGCTGTTATCGTTGCCATGGTAGGAATCTTCGGATTACACTATCTGGGAATCATGGATTTCGACCTGGTTTATATCAATCCTACTTATATCTGGCCTCAAATCGTGGGTTCTGTGCTTCTCGGAATCGGTTTTGCCGTGGGAGGCTATTGCCCCGGAACCACGGCAGTCGCCATGTCAACCGGAAAGATTGATGGCTTTATGTTCTTCGGAGGTTTTGCTTTCGGAGTTGGAATGTTTGCTGAAGCCTATCCTTTCTTTGAGAAATTCTACAATTCTACTGCCCTGGGGAAGAAGTTTTTAACTGACATCATCCCTCTTCCATACGGAGTTCTGGTGTTTATTATTACTGTTTTTGCCATCGGACTTTTCGCTGTTTTAAGAAAAATTGAAACCGCAGTAAACACCGGTTCAGGGGAGGCAGGACATGCTGAATAA
- a CDS encoding cytochrome c3 family protein: protein MKAVKSSIQSTLYTCFLVLFLFSCKESRVFSSSTCLNCHSQTSSIHTPEINCSSCHLGDEKITEKEEAHKGMVVIPGNLDAKSNTCANCHPSQTHTILHSPMTRNKAMIEKNRRVFGEANKTEGLNSLKPEHSAADSYFAGMCASCHLGISKTSFGMFAAYEKGGGCLACHLSENGEEHLRINRYPTDETCFNCHSRSGRISLSYKGLFELTNPEETDIPFSLPDGRVTYKQKADLHYEAGLSCIDCHGKEDVMGDGKSETKTEAVKARCTDCHKKDREFKITLKHKNKVIFVNAYKQHSGHDTEHDKLSCETCHSQKAPQCYGCHISYEPEFKSYNHLTEKMEKGKWIEEFGEYRSELPVLGKTKDGIIRPFVPGMKLSIDTSKFYKKSKPLIKENLFSPLSPHTSSKSRTCKSCHQSPYALGYGSGKFQFDKPNPVFRPDYALDKEEIAEDGWIKPFQALTPNKLYSTADGGRPLNPNEQRRILQVGSCFRCHKEESEIFQNWEKSKNYQHLLKNK, encoded by the coding sequence ATGAAGGCTGTTAAAAGCTCGATTCAGTCCACTTTATATACCTGCTTTCTTGTCTTATTTTTATTTTCCTGTAAAGAAAGCAGGGTTTTTTCTTCTTCTACCTGTTTAAACTGTCATTCCCAAACAAGCTCTATTCACACACCTGAAATAAACTGCTCTTCCTGTCACCTGGGTGATGAGAAAATTACAGAAAAAGAAGAAGCACATAAAGGTATGGTAGTCATACCCGGAAACCTCGATGCCAAAAGTAATACCTGTGCGAATTGCCACCCTTCTCAAACCCATACCATTCTTCATTCTCCCATGACTCGAAACAAAGCTATGATAGAAAAAAATCGAAGAGTTTTCGGAGAAGCCAATAAAACAGAAGGACTAAATAGCTTAAAGCCCGAACACAGTGCCGCTGATTCTTATTTTGCCGGGATGTGTGCTTCCTGTCATTTAGGAATCTCGAAGACAAGCTTCGGAATGTTTGCCGCCTATGAAAAAGGAGGAGGTTGTTTGGCCTGTCATCTTTCTGAAAATGGAGAGGAACACTTAAGAATCAACCGCTATCCTACCGACGAAACCTGCTTTAATTGTCACTCCCGCTCAGGAAGAATTTCCTTAAGTTATAAAGGTTTATTTGAACTAACGAATCCGGAAGAAACAGATATACCTTTTAGCCTGCCAGATGGTAGAGTTACCTACAAACAAAAAGCTGATCTGCATTATGAGGCCGGATTGAGCTGTATAGACTGTCATGGAAAGGAAGATGTCATGGGTGACGGAAAGAGCGAAACGAAAACCGAAGCCGTTAAAGCCCGTTGCACAGACTGTCACAAGAAAGATAGAGAGTTTAAAATTACTTTAAAACATAAGAATAAAGTAATTTTCGTAAATGCTTATAAACAGCATTCAGGTCATGATACAGAACATGATAAATTATCCTGTGAAACCTGCCACAGCCAAAAAGCTCCCCAATGCTATGGTTGTCACATCAGCTATGAACCCGAATTCAAATCTTATAACCATCTTACAGAAAAAATGGAAAAGGGCAAATGGATAGAAGAATTCGGAGAATACCGTTCGGAACTCCCGGTATTAGGAAAAACAAAAGATGGAATCATTCGTCCTTTTGTTCCGGGTATGAAATTAAGTATCGATACTTCAAAGTTTTATAAGAAATCAAAACCTCTCATCAAAGAGAATCTCTTTTCGCCCCTGTCTCCTCATACCAGCAGTAAATCCAGAACCTGTAAATCCTGCCATCAATCTCCTTACGCTCTCGGATACGGAAGCGGAAAATTTCAGTTTGATAAACCGAATCCTGTTTTCCGGCCCGATTATGCCCTTGATAAAGAAGAAATCGCTGAAGACGGATGGATAAAACCCTTTCAGGCTCTTACTCCAAATAAGCTTTATAGCACCGCAGACGGCGGCAGACCCCTAAACCCAAACGAACAAAGAAGAATCCTACAGGTTGGAAGCTGTTTTCGCTGTCATAAGGAAGAGAGTGAAATCTTCCAGAATTGGGAAAAATCTAAGAACTATCAACATCTCCTGAAAAATAAATAA
- a CDS encoding YeeE/YedE family protein, translating into MNHNQKPKPYLSPYIAGIGLGLVLLLSYVSMGRGLGASGAITRFTGYTMNAVAPEHTKNLKYMSSYIEDEKHILNEFLVFLLLGVFVGGFVSGAFGNRVKFMIDKGPHFSGGARLFLAFSGGVISAFGARLARGCTSGQALSGGATLALGSWIFIIGAFAGGYLTAYFVRRQWQ; encoded by the coding sequence ATGAATCATAACCAAAAACCAAAACCTTATCTTTCACCTTATATCGCAGGCATTGGTCTCGGTCTCGTTCTTCTCTTAAGTTATGTAAGTATGGGACGGGGACTCGGTGCCTCCGGAGCCATCACACGCTTTACGGGTTACACGATGAATGCAGTAGCTCCCGAACATACAAAAAACCTGAAATATATGAGTTCGTATATAGAAGACGAAAAGCATATACTCAATGAGTTCCTGGTCTTTTTACTTCTGGGAGTTTTCGTAGGCGGATTTGTCAGCGGAGCCTTCGGAAACCGGGTCAAATTCATGATAGATAAAGGACCGCATTTTTCAGGAGGAGCCAGGCTATTTTTAGCCTTTAGTGGAGGAGTCATTTCGGCTTTCGGTGCAAGGCTGGCAAGAGGTTGCACTTCGGGACAGGCTCTATCGGGAGGAGCGACACTTGCTCTCGGTTCCTGGATTTTTATCATAGGAGCTTTTGCCGGTGGTTATCTCACCGCGTATTTTGTCAGGAGGCAGTGGCAATAA
- a CDS encoding rhodanese-like domain-containing protein yields the protein MLNKWNNFLQFLEKRGSILIIALSFFVMIGAFATNRDRPKTFTFSPNTTNRVISVQELASWYLENRKDFEVLDMREVDKYKENHIKNAISCPVCHSDKSDAKAKLQASEVVPDFRKKLVLYTQSGDQPLQLPRILARNKRVFMLKGGYNAWNDEIMKPQEYKPEDTQEEFIRKQKQNAISNYFQGKMDIQVPEKTVKKIPRKKHVISSGPDEGC from the coding sequence ATGCTGAATAAATGGAATAACTTTCTGCAATTCTTAGAGAAGAGAGGAAGTATCCTGATTATTGCCTTAAGTTTTTTCGTGATGATCGGAGCTTTTGCAACCAATCGGGACAGGCCCAAAACTTTTACCTTTTCTCCCAATACCACAAACCGGGTTATCAGTGTTCAGGAACTGGCGAGCTGGTATTTGGAAAATAGAAAGGATTTCGAAGTTTTAGACATGCGGGAAGTGGATAAATATAAGGAGAATCACATCAAAAATGCGATTAGTTGTCCGGTTTGCCACTCTGATAAAAGCGATGCTAAAGCTAAATTACAGGCCTCAGAAGTAGTTCCCGATTTCCGAAAAAAGCTTGTTTTATATACCCAGTCAGGGGATCAACCCCTACAACTTCCCAGAATACTGGCCAGAAACAAAAGAGTTTTCATGCTGAAGGGTGGCTATAATGCCTGGAATGATGAAATCATGAAACCACAGGAGTATAAGCCGGAAGATACACAGGAAGAATTTATTCGAAAACAAAAGCAAAATGCAATCTCAAATTATTTCCAGGGAAAAATGGATATACAGGTCCCGGAAAAAACCGTAAAGAAAATACCAAGGAAAAAACATGTAATCTCCTCAGGACCTGATGAAGGCTGTTAA
- a CDS encoding DUF4469 domain-containing protein, which yields MILYGLYRSIIGKLPDKFFARPITPQVYETEDVIRRMLESGSTITRSDIIAVYHDMRKTIQNILQEGGRVNLNGFCQFFPVIKGVFEDEFDSFDSSRHSLDISSRVSAEFKLAFQDVKLEKTEVKPNLPNLKAFLDLKTGEKNSIISSNSIAALKGSNLKFDPFQVDEGLFLQNMQDKHYIPINLLSRNTESELNFFCPPEITEGVPYRLELRNRIRMSKDLKKTRSLYELIGAA from the coding sequence ATGATTCTATATGGACTTTACCGCAGTATTATCGGTAAATTACCCGATAAATTTTTTGCGAGACCCATAACCCCTCAAGTTTATGAAACAGAAGATGTGATTCGAAGAATGCTGGAAAGTGGCTCCACCATAACCCGAAGTGACATCATTGCTGTTTATCATGATATGAGAAAAACCATCCAGAACATTTTGCAGGAAGGTGGTCGGGTAAACCTCAATGGCTTCTGCCAGTTCTTTCCTGTGATAAAGGGCGTCTTTGAAGATGAATTCGATTCTTTTGATAGTTCCCGCCATAGTCTGGATATTAGTTCCCGTGTATCAGCCGAGTTTAAACTGGCCTTTCAGGATGTAAAACTGGAAAAAACAGAAGTCAAACCCAATCTTCCGAACCTGAAAGCGTTTCTTGACCTGAAAACCGGAGAGAAAAATTCTATCATTTCCTCCAATAGTATCGCTGCCTTAAAAGGAAGTAACCTGAAATTCGATCCTTTCCAGGTAGATGAAGGACTCTTTTTACAAAATATGCAGGATAAACATTATATCCCGATAAATCTTCTTTCCAGAAATACAGAGAGTGAACTTAATTTCTTCTGTCCTCCGGAAATCACAGAAGGAGTTCCCTATCGCCTGGAACTTCGGAATAGAATTCGAATGTCCAAAGACTTGAAGAAAACTCGCTCCTTATATGAACTGATAGGAGCCGCCTGA